From Cricetulus griseus strain 17A/GY chromosome 1 unlocalized genomic scaffold, alternate assembly CriGri-PICRH-1.0 chr1_0, whole genome shotgun sequence, a single genomic window includes:
- the LOC113833094 gene encoding late cornified envelope protein 1C-like yields the protein MSCQQSQQQCQPPPKCPPKCQTPKCPPKCQTPKCPPKCPPKCPPVSSCCSLGSGGCGSSSGGCCGSSSGGCCSSGGGGCCLSHHRPRRSLRRHRHSSGCCSSGGSSGCCGSSGGSSGCCGSSGGSSCGSSGCCGSSGGSSCGSSQQSGGCC from the coding sequence ATGTCCTGCCAACAGAGCCAGCAGCAGTGCCAGCCCCCTCCCAAGTGCCCTCCCAAGTGCCAGACACCAAAGTGCCCTCCCAAGTGCCAGACACCAAAGTGTCCTCCAAAGTGTCCCCCTAAGTGCCCCCCTGTGTCATCGTGCTGCAGTCTGGGGTCTGGTGGCTGTGGTTCCAGCTCTGGGGGCTGCTGTGGTTCcagctctggaggctgctgcagcTCTGGGGGTGGTGGCTGCTGCCTGAGCCACCACAGGCCCCGCAGATCTCTTCGTCGCCATCGTCACAGCTCTGGATGCTGTagcagtggtggcagcagtggctgctgtggaagcagtggtggcagcagtggctgctgtggcagcagtggtggcagcagctgTGGCAGCAGTGGCTGCTGTggcagcagtggtggcagcagctgTGGCAGTAGCCAACAGTCTGGTGGCTGTTGCTAA